The nucleotide sequence TTGACACAGTCACCTCATTTTTCAACATAAAGCCGACGGAGTTAAAATCCAAAAAGAGAACGAAAAGCATTTCCTATCCAAGGCAGATATGTATGTATATTCTCAGGGAAAAGCTGAATATTTCACTGCAGGAAGTGGGTGAATATTTCGGCGGCAGAGATCACGCAACAGTTTTGCATTCAATAAAAAATATAGAAAACAAAATCAAAACAGATAATGAGCTTAAAGAGCTGGTAAACGTCATTTACAAAAAGTTATACAGCTGACTTTCCACAAATTCACCAACACATTTTAACATTCTCAAATGTATAATTGTAGAATATTATCTTAACAATCGGAGTATAAAATGTGGAAAACAAACTTCTCAATTATTTTTAACGTCATTTTGTTTAAACGGTTGAAAACTTTTCAATAAACTCCACAGAATTTTCAGCACCAAAAAGTACTCTCACAATATTCAAATTTTAACTTGTCAACATTTTCCAAATACTTTACTATTATTACTACTATTTATTATATTAAATAAATTAATAGGAGCTCATATGCAATTCAGCATAATTAAAGAAAATATTCTTCCATTAATTCAACATGCAAACAATTTTACAAGCTCCAAAGGAATTAATACAATACTGGAAAATATACTTATCGAAGCAGAAGAAGAAGAAATCCAATTAAAGGCGTCCAATACCCACATGGGTTTTTCAGCCAAAATAAAAGCAAATATAGAAGAAACAGGCACAACAACAGTATCATGCAAAAAACTACACGATATTATAAAAGAACTTCCAAATGCAGCTGTAATAGATTTTAAATATGACGGAAGCAAGTTAAAACTTACCTCCGGGAAGTCCAAATTCACACTTTCCACAATAGAACCGGAATTTTTCCCCACAATGACACCTATTACCCCTGAATACAGAATAAAAATGAAGAGTGAATCTCTTGAAAAGCTACTACAAAAAACAATTTTCTGCATATCAAACGATCCATCAAAAACAGAATATACCGGTGCTCATTTTAAAGTATTCGGTAATAAACTTGAAATAGGTTCGGCTGATTTCCAAAGAATAGCAACAGCGGAAACCTTATTTGACGAGGAATTCAGTGATGAGTTTACCATAAATATTCCCAAAAAAACAGCCATTGAGGTTTCAAAACTTCTGGATTTAGATGATGAAGTCGAAATTGAAACCGATAAGAAACAGGTACAGTTTAAAATAGATAATATTGTTGTTTATTCAAAGCTTATCGAAAAATTTATCAAGAACATTGGTTCACTCTTCAAAACAAATTACCCCATATCAGCAAGAATTCCAACAAGGCAGTTTGAGGAGGTTGTTAGAAGAATATCCACAATTACAAGTGAAGTTTCCAGAGGTATAGTACTTTCTTTTAATGAAAACGCTTTAAATATTTTCAGCCTTGAAACCGAATATGGTCAGGGGAATGAAATAATTGATGGAGTTGAATTAGAAGGTGAATCAATTGATATAATATTTAATTCAAAACTTCTGCTGGAAATTATAAATCATATTGATTCTGAATTTTTCACAATAAAAATGATCGGAAGAAAAAATCCGGCAATTATAGTACCTGAAAACGGTAAATATCAATACCTGCTTGTTGCTATATCAATAGACAGATATTAGAGGTAAATTTCAAAAAAAGTGTTCATACAAAATTTGTTTCTTTGGAATTTTAGAAATCATAAAGAATTAAATCTGTCCTTTTCAGAAAATACCAATTATATAAAAGGTGCAAACGCCGCCGGCAAAACAAGTATTGTTGAAGGCATTTCCACAGCTTTAAATTTAAAAAGTTTCAGGCAGTCTCAACTTAAAAACCTTGTGAATTTCAATTCTGACAATTTTTTTATAGAAACAAACATTATGCGTAATTTTTATGATTATGATGAATATCTGTACAATATAAAATTCAAATATAGCAATGGAAGTTTTGTATATGAAAACAATAAGAAAATAGAAAGGGTTGAAGATTATATATTTAACTACCCTGTTCTTGTTTATTCTC is from Flexistipes sinusarabici DSM 4947 and encodes:
- the dnaN gene encoding DNA polymerase III subunit beta is translated as MQFSIIKENILPLIQHANNFTSSKGINTILENILIEAEEEEIQLKASNTHMGFSAKIKANIEETGTTTVSCKKLHDIIKELPNAAVIDFKYDGSKLKLTSGKSKFTLSTIEPEFFPTMTPITPEYRIKMKSESLEKLLQKTIFCISNDPSKTEYTGAHFKVFGNKLEIGSADFQRIATAETLFDEEFSDEFTINIPKKTAIEVSKLLDLDDEVEIETDKKQVQFKIDNIVVYSKLIEKFIKNIGSLFKTNYPISARIPTRQFEEVVRRISTITSEVSRGIVLSFNENALNIFSLETEYGQGNEIIDGVELEGESIDIIFNSKLLLEIINHIDSEFFTIKMIGRKNPAIIVPENGKYQYLLVAISIDRY